A segment of the Capnocytophaga sp. ARDL2 genome:
ATTTTCTCTTTGCCCCTTACCTTACTTTGTTCGGTACAAATCAAGATTATACAGGTATTGTAACAGATAGCGATATAATCTATGAAAACGGAGCAAAAGTAAAAACCTCATTTGTAAGCAATCTATTCGGAGATAAAAAAATAATAGGTTGCACCGATTTAGCAGGTAGAATAAAGAAAGCACAAGAAGACGAAAAACCTAAAAAGCCGTGTTATCAATACCCTTTTAATGTAGTTACAAGTCGAGATATAGGCTACTTAGTGAATAAAGGGATTGACATTGAAATAGACAACAAAGATGTGCAGTTCTGCCGTGGTTTGGATAGCCAAAAACCTTTTAAAAAAAAATATTCGGTTCAGGTTTTTTAGTGTCTGATAAAGTAGCCAAAGCAATGGAAAAAGCAATGGAAAAAGCAAATGTTATTGTTTGGGAAATATCCGAAAGAGAAAAAGAAATAATTAACAATTTAGGATAATAGAAAGCCTATTGCTTAAAGCCTAAAGCCTACAAAAGACAACAAAAATAATTTCCTTTTTTGTCCGAAAAATAAAATGATTTATTAACCCCAAAAAAACAGCCCTAAATAATTCCCCTCCTTGGGAGGGGGTAGGGGAGGCTTATGATACTATCCAAAGACGAAATACTCAACCTTACCCGATTGCCAAAGAATTTTGACAGCAATCTTATAGACTTAGACTATGGTTTTCAGTCCAAAATATTTCCATTGGTGTCGCAAAACATCTTTGACGAACTCAAAACCGAAAAACTAAGCATTTACCAAAACCTCGCAAAAGCAGGGGTGTTGTATGCTTTTGTGTTGGATATTCCTAAAATAAAAGTGCATATTTCCAACTATGGCATCAACCAATTCGAGCAAAACAAAACCGCCAAAGCCCCTTGGTGGGATGTGCGAGATTTGGGATTGAGTTGGCTCAAAAAAGCCGATTTTTTCCTTGCCACAGCCTTGAAGCAATTAGGCACGGAAGCCAATTACAAAACCACAGTAGATTTTTTCAACAAATCATTTCCGCTCATTAGCTTTGAAGAATTCGATACCTATTACGGCTTGAACAACAGCATCGACTCATATTTCACCCTTGTACAGCTGATGAACAGCATTTGGGAAGATTTCCAAAGAAACTTTGCCCCTTGTAGTGTAGATGA
Coding sequences within it:
- a CDS encoding chromosome partitioning protein ParB; amino-acid sequence: MEHNEDYLNFINKFKAKKTKDDCYTPPAVYDAVLSYVKEKCDIEGLKVVRPFYPTGDYQKEDYTNCVVIDNPPFSIISEIIRFYNARKIKYFLFAPYLTLFGTNQDYTGIVTDSDIIYENGAKVKTSFVSNLFGDKKIIGCTDLAGRIKKAQEDEKPKKPCYQYPFNVVTSRDIGYLVNKGIDIEIDNKDVQFCRGLDSQKPFKKKYSVQVF